The Diadema setosum chromosome 1, eeDiaSeto1, whole genome shotgun sequence genome has a window encoding:
- the LOC140232766 gene encoding cytosolic beta-glucosidase-like, translated as MTKFLIVLAISVIFSVAPAISDDPEFVYPDVFNDTDRDAFLYGTFPEGFAWSSATSSYQIEGAWDTHDKGENIWDTYTHEGGNVYNNDTGDVACNSYEKYAEDVAAMTAMGLKYYRFSISWARILPDGTIDNINEIGITYYNNVINELDLHGITPMVTLYHWDLPQALQDHGGWDNETIIDHFNDYANLCFERFGDRVKFWITFNEPWIVSLLGYGEGTNAPGIKDMASTVYRVSHNLIKSHAKAYHTYNDTYRSSQNGSIGITLNSNHAEPFNKSNPSDVEAADRNLQFNLGWYAHPIFINGDYPEVMKDKIGRKSTAQGYNQSRLPEFTEDEKAQIKGTSDFFGLNHYTSNYAVDNGENLNSNPSYWEDSDVGTWQDDAWPSSGSSWLAVCPWGIRNLLKWIHDEYHMPIYVTENGVSTADVYELDDVSRQKFFRAYINEVLKAINIDGADVRGYTAWSLLDNFEWAAGYSERFGMHYINFSDPDLTRQAKQSAIMYSEIVAQNGFVPENQGSTPSMETVIMTSSGGGTPPTEPPVTTVVTTTPGDATSPMETTDVMTTSGAVTVRASLFCSVLLLLLALF; from the exons ATGACGAAATTTCTGATAGTTTTAGCCATTTCCGTCATCTTCAGTGTCGCTCCGGCGATTTCCGACGATCCAGAGTTTGTGTATCCGGACGTGTTCAACGATACCGACAGGGACGCCTTTCTCTACGGGACTTTTCCCGAGGGCTTCGCCTGGAGCTCTGCGACGTCGTCATACCAGATCGAAGGTGCTTGGGACACTCACGATAAAGGGGAGAACATATGGGACACATACACCCACGAAGGCGGGAATGTCTACAACAATGACACTGGTGATGTCGCCTGCAACAGTTACGAAAA GTATGCAGAGGACGTAGCTGCTATGACAGCGATGGGACTCAAATACTATCGATTCTCGATCTCCTGGGCGAGAATCTTGCCCGATGGAACCATCGACAACATCAACGAAATAGGCATCACGTATTACAACAACGTCATCAACGAACTCGACCTACACGGGATCACACCAATGGTGACGCTCTACCACTGGGATCTCCCTCAGGCCCTGCAAGACCACGGAGGATGGGACAATGAGACTATCATTGACCACTTCAACGATTACGCCAACCTGTGCTTCGAGAGGTTCGGTGACCGAGTGAAATTCTGGATCACCTTCAACGAGCCGTGGATCGTCTCGCTGCTGGGTTACGGCGAGGGTACGAACGCCCCTGGAATCAAAGACATGGCTTCCACCGTCTACAGGGTGTCTCATAATCTCATCAAGTCTCATGCTAAAGCCTATCACACCTACAACGACACATATAGGAGCTCGCAG aATGGTTCAATAGGCATTACCCTGAATTCCAACCATGCCGAGCCGTTCAATAAAAGCAACCCGTCCGATGTCGAGGCCGCTGATCGCAACCTCCAGTTCAACCTCGGCTGGTATGCTCATCCGATATTCATCAACGGGGATTACCCCGAGGTGATGAAGGACAAGATTGGTCGAAAGAGTACCGCCCAGGGCTACAACCAGTCCCGCTTACCTGAATTCACCGAAGATGAGAAGGCCCAAATCAAGGGTACTAGCGACTTCTTTGGTCTCAATCACTACACATCTAATTATGCCGTGGACAACGGAGAAAACCTCAATAGCAATCCGAGCTATTGGGAGGACTCGGACGTCGGGACGTGGCAAGATGATGCTTGGCCCTCGTCGGGTTCGTCATGGCTTGCGGTGTGTCCCTGGGGAATTCGCAACCTGCTGAAATGGATCCACGACGAATACCATATGCCCATCTACGTCACCGAGAATGGCGTGTCGACCGCCGACGTCTACGAGCTGGACGACGTGAGCAGACAGAAGTTCTTCCGTGCCTACATCAACGAGGTCTTGAAAG CCATCAATATTGATGGAGCTGACGTCAGGGGGTACACTGCCTGGTCACTTCTGGATAACTTTGAGTGGGCAGCGGGTTACAGCGAACGTTTCGGAATGCACTACATCAATTTCTCCGATCCGGACCTCACCAGGCAAGCCAAACAGTCGGCAATCATGTACAGTGAGATCGTCGCTCAGAACGGATTCGTTCCCGAAAACCAGGGCTCGACTCCGTCCATGGAGACTGTTATCATGACTTCATCAGGGGGCGGGACTCCGCCCACGGAGCCTCCCGTCACTACCGTGGTCACGACTACACCAGGGGACGCGACTTCACCCATGGAAACCACTGATGTCATGACTACATCAGGGGCCGTGACCGTCAGGGCGTCACTTTTCTGTAGTGTACTATTACTACTTCTTGCGCTCTTTTGA